The genomic stretch tttagcagtcgtatggcttgggggtagaagccgtCTCTGAGCTGGACGGTAGCAGTGAACGGTCTATGACTtaggtggttggagtctttggcaattttctCAGGCCTTGCTCTGATACCATCttatatagaggtcctggatggcagggagcttggccccagtgatgtactgggctgtcctcaccgTGCCCTGTTAGTCTTATGGTTAATTGCTCCTTTAAGAAGTCTCATTCTCATAATTTATTTAAGATATCCAGCACTGGAAAAACAGTAATGAGTAGTAGACCTGTAGTTGCCACTGTTATTGATTCTCCTCCCTCAAGAGGACCTGTCCCGACCTGAGATTTCTACTTTCCCTTATCACTGAATTAGCTCACTCTAAAGTTGCCACATTGGCATGTACAGATGACCCTGGGTCTACCTCAATTGGGGCTTGCGTGTTACATCAGTGATGGGACCAATGATGTATTTAACTAAATTCAGGGCTACGGGAGCAGTATTCACTTGCCAGCAGTAGatgagggagatggggcagagtgGGGGGGGGCACCTGGCACTGGACTGGCTTGTCTTATGGAGCCCCAGTGCCGAGCACAGCACTATGAAACCCACAGTCAGTAATCCCCAAGGGGGTGTCCTTCTGCTGTTGGAGTGCTTGCACGCATTTACCAAATAGGCTGTTATTAACACAGAGGGGATCGCTCCCCCACCCCATCCTccagcccctgagcccagttctTCTCAAGGCGATGAGAATAAGGGCCTCTGTGGAGCTTGTTAAAGGGAGGTGAGGTAACCATTCTGAGAGATTTTATTTACTGATGGTGTTACAATTACTAgcgtggatgtttttcagcacaGCTTGCTTGATGACAGGTTGCTCTTGTTCAAGAGCTCGGTAGGTGTCCGGGCAGCTGGAGAAACCTACTTTGACCTTACAAAATGACAGAGACATGTAAACTTATCAGATTGGTCTGGTGTTGGCCAAAGCCACTATGTGAGTTGAGGTCACGACCTGACCTCTCAACCGGCTGATGTGTTTCTCTTGGGCAGTGGCAGTGCTGCGTAACTCAGGAGCTTCTCATGACGTGAGAGATGAGAGGGGTCGCTGGTCAAGAAGTGGTCCACCTGatcggggggaggggggggactaTGAGAAGAGACTGAGTAGGATTAGGTGGTCCAGGAGAGGTGAGACAAGAAATGCAGCAGAGCAGAAAGTGACTGGATAGTAGAGATGAGAGGTGGTAGGAGGCTGAGGGGGAAGCGTTGCTGCTTGAAATAGTTCTACTGACCTGAATGTTATTCTATGTAGGAAGCTCTCTGAGTGAAGGGCTGTAATAATGTGTAGCCTCACAGAGCGATCCCACcctgtctatccctctctgtACAGCACACCAGGTCCAGACcagactactttagaccaggatagGCTCATCCCCAGATAGTTAAAATGTCTTCTCTGACTGCTGATGCATTACCACATCCTCTTCAGTTCACtaacagccagtcagtcagtcggtctgCGCTGTCTGTTTTGGCACATTCCTCAGatccaatagtgcaaaaaaaatgCAACCGTTGCCCGGAGTTGATGGTGTCCAATGCAAAACAGAACAGATCTATCCAGTTGTAATGGACAGGTTCTGATTGATTGGCAGCACGGAAGAGATGAGGTTGTggtgaaagagggggggggggggggggggctgggaatatccagggacctcacaatacgacCTTATcatgatttgtttttttttaaatgtaacttttatttaactaggcaagtcggctatgaacaaattcttatttacaatgacggcctaggaacagtgggttaactgccttgttcaggggcagaatgacagatttctaccttgtcagctcggggattcgatctggcccaacgctctaaccactaggctactgataCTTAGCTGCTGATACAATGTATATTGAGATTCTCACGATTTTttgcgattcgatactgcaattatattgcgatttgatgttccaaacatattgccccccatatgtctgctgcagagagacgagagagcatgagaaaattagttttgatcagtcaaggaaataagtgctgaaaacatgttggctcacgtGAAGAAGATGTAGAACAAGCTATAAGATGAAAAATACCAGAGTTTTGGCACAGATACTGCTGACTAGCACTAACTAATGCTACCTAGCAACAAAACAAATATTTGCAGTCAAAGTATCAATATAATTTGCGAAATGTAACTATTGATTTTTCCCGCATCACTAGAAAGGGGGAGGTGAAAGCATGCAGAATGCTGGCAGGGCTGATTAGGACGTGAGGTCTTCATTGGGCATAGAGGAGCGGTTTGAAAAGCTGCTTTCTCTCTCAATGGGTCCTGCTTCCTCTCTGGAGGAGTAGACATCGCCTAATGAAAAACACGTTGTCATTAACTCGCCCAGAAGGACCCAAGAAATGCGGTTAACATTCCAGAGAACaactgagtaaaaaaaaaaaagaaacggacTAAAACCTGATTTTTAAGATTTACAATGCTCCAAAGTTTGTCACtgatattttaaaatgttttggctTGAGACACAAGATATTAATGGCTGCCATCCCAATTTAGTGACTGACAATGGTACACTGTTTGTGTGTTATTGTAATTTCTTTCCTCTGCTGTCAATCCATATTTATCTTTCTTGAAAAAGTTTTGTCAGCATTAAGGTGACAGCAGTCAAGATGTGGCCCCAGTGAAACAGAGCCTAAACTCCCTATCAACTACTAAACCCATTTTCACCCCCTGTACCGTCATATCAAACTTCTACTCATATTTTCGTTATGTTTCCAGGAGACCATCATTTTTTATACACATTTCACTTTTCGGGCCAGTGATGGCATGAAAAACAATAATCGTGTTGGAAATATATTTCAGAGATTCTAGATTGGCAAGATGCATACAGCGGTTTGGCATATTCAGTAAAAACAACCCTGAAGGCATTCTTTCGAAACAACAACATAGTACAGTCTCTACCACAAAGTCCAACCAAGGTACACAAAATGAAGAACTAGCTGCATGCATCTACAAAAATATGAATCCACTCTGGGGGCAGTTAATAACAACACAGTGATGGAGGCTCTGGCCCTTCTAGTTTATTGGTTTCAATAGACAACTGAACATAGTGAACTGGGACATAATGTGAATAACAATGTGCTGACCTAAGTCCATGCATACTAAAAGAGTAAACACTCTGACTCTGATTTCATTCTCCCCTTTTTTTTCTGTAGATCAAGAAAGCCTACCGACAGAAGGCCTTGACATGCCATCCAGACAAGAACCCAGACAACCCAAAAGCAGGTGAATGAAAATGACATTGCACGATGTCCGTTTCTCCTCACCTCGTATATCGGCCTTCTGCATCTGTAGCAGATTGTAAAACCTGAACTCCATCGACACTAGCTACGTCCATCATTGTGACCTGACACACGCTGAGAGAATATAGTGTGTTTGGTGTCTTGTATGACTGGGAGGTTAACATGGGTATTCATGTGCAGTGTGGCCCTGTCAACAGGCACCATGCTTGCATCTCCTCTCCTAACCCACAACATTACATGCTGACATCTCCTCCACGAAACCCTCTAGAGTCTGACCTTGCTGCCAGATGGACCTCCATGGCTAACCAGAGCAAAGGCTTCCCACAagccctccagccctccagccATGCGGGCCAGCCCCAGCCAGACAGCATGACTAGCATTTCTCCAGTCAGCTCCTTTGGCACTACGCGGCTTGTCGCCAACAAACGTCAACAACCAGTTTCGGAAGTTTCAGTATAATTCTGCGCCAGGGGAAAAAAATCACTGTGGCAAAGGCCCGTCGTAAGGCATGTTTAAAAGTGAGGTTTGTGCGGTTGCTGGACTCCTCTTACTATCCCTGATTAAGTCAAAAATGGGAAACAAAGGGGTAATGGGGGGGCTGAGTGGAATAAAATGATGAAATTTACCAGAAATGAAAAGGAGAGGTTGAAGAATGTTCTCTTTCACATCACATGCACTGATTTACCCACTCGCACGAGAGGTTAAGAGCCCCGAGACTGTAGCCCcaagggatgggggggggggtcaagttcCACCCCCCCATATTGCACCCCCTGTGCTGTAATAGTCTGAGCTGCTCCGGCCAATGTTGCACTCCAGCAGGCTTTCATTCAGCCAGCTCTGCTCCATGTGCGTAGGTAACTTGACCCGTCCGCTTCCACCACAGTCTCTAGCCTTCTGTTTGTGTGCTGCTTTTCTCACAGGGAGTAACAGTAGAGGTCCGTTAGATAGAAGAAAAAAACTCCCATAAGTGAGTGATTTAAGCGTGCAGTAGTGGGGCTGTTATGAGCTGGGGGTTTGCGGTGCTGGGGGGGGTGGATAGAGGCGAGCGCCAGGGATTTGTGTGGTACTTGTGATTGCCCCTGTGGCCCCGTAGGGCTCGCAAATGGGAGATGGATTGAGAGGTCTGGGTGGATTTATGTGGGAAAAGTGCGAGTGGATCATTGGGGAACCAGGTTTCGTGAGACTCCAGGCACATTTTAACGCAGGAAATGTCTCCGTTTATGTCAGCCCCGGGTCCTGCGTTGGCAAGGAGACATCACAGAGCACACGCCTGCTCGTTTTTTGAACCTTGCCTCATTTTGGTCCTCTCCTCCACACGCAACGCACAGCCcccctggtctctccctctctcctcctcccctctcacctcccctcgCGTGTTAGCAGCTCACTAAGGTATCATTACCTTGCGTTGTTAACCTTTGTCCCATTTGGTTGCTGTTTTTTAAAGCTAACATTCTACACATGCACTATGGTCCCCTTAACCACGTCTTAAGTCCCCACTGAGCAGGACTATGAAAGAGTGTATGTTtcgatgtactgtacagtatttatTATCTCTAGAACATGAGTGTCCTTTGTGTTTCCTCCCCAGCTGATCTCTTCCACCAGCTGTCCCAGGCCCTAGAGGTGCTGACTGATGCTGCTGCCAGGGTAAGACTCTCTGTATGTCTGATACTCACCCATCATCCATACCCCCCCAGGccctttttctctcttctctccaactGTTCATCACATCagactgtcctcctctcttctgtgtCAGGCTGCTTACGATAAGATCTGCGCTGCCAAGAAACATGCGGAGGAGAGGAATAACAAGCTAGATGCTAAGAGGAGGAAGATCAAGCTAGGTGAGCCCTCAAACCTGTGCCATCTCAACAAGCACTTCCCTCAGTTTCACAAAACTGGCGATTtaggatgatgtgtgtgtgtgtgtgtgtgtgtgtgtgtgtgtgtgtgtgtgattttcacAGACTTGGAGGCCAGAGAACGCCAGGCTGAGGCCCATAGTGCAGAACAGTTCCAAAACACCAGAACTCTAGAGGAGGAGGTAAGAGAGATACAACTCCACAGCATCCTAGTTTCCTACTCTGACCGTAGAACAGATCATACAGGCACGTTTCACTTGAATGCCAATCCCTCATCTACGCACAGTTAGGTGGCTAAAACAATCGGCATCCTGGAGGGTGGATGAATCAGAATATACAACACATGCTCAGCTCACCTGCTCAACCTCCTGAATGCTGCATCGCACACAGTCAGCCCCAGAGTACAGCTGTTCCAATCACTGGCTTAgtgaaggtaacacacacagccatctCTCTATTCTCGGCCCCCACACCCTCTCAAACAGTTGAGCCTACCACTGTTATTATAACGCACACTTTCACGTGTTTCCCTTGATTGACCTTGAAATTCACTAAAGACGTGGGCAAACAACAAAGCTGAAGCCATATCTCACGAAACCTGTTTActactatttattattatttttttccctctcccaatctctttttttccctcacccaatcatggccggttgtgataccgcccgggatcgaacccgggtctgtagtgacgcctctagcactgctatgcaaggccttagaccgctgcaccactcaggaggccatAGAAGCGTTTTCATTCCTTGCCATATCATTATTATTTTCATTAGGCAACATTGCATGACTTGATACACTTTGCTCATAAAGTCAATGGTAAATAAAAGGTTTGGGATGCTTTTCATGTGAGTCATGATGACTTGCACTCAGCCTGTTAAATGCATGTAGGAATGGGCCGTGTgtgttgtgactgactgactgggagtgatCACCAGTAGGTGGTAGTATTCTATTGAGCTGGTGGTACTGCACCGTACCTGGTCTTTctaagaataaaaaataaaaataaaaataacttaTCCTAGTTTATCACTGGTACTCTTAAGACGTTTTGTGAATATCGGCCCAGAAACCATCCTTGGGAGAATGATGTTCCTTGTTAACCCTGGGGTTATTGTTCTGTCAGATTGCCCGTCTGAGGGAGGAGGGCTCCAGGCAGCTGCAGGAGGAACAGAGGCTGATCAAGGAACAgatccagagggagagagagacacagctccACCACACAGGCACATCAGACTACACATCTACAGGTACTGCACTCAaccacactatatatatatatatatatatatatatatataatgtatatatacacacacacacacacacacacacacacacacacacacacacacacacacacacacacacacacacacacacacagttgaagttcggaagtttacatttacttaggttggagtcattaaaacttgttcaatttcttgttaacaaactatagttttggcaagttggttaggacatctactttgtgtatgacacaagtaatttttccaacaattgtttacagacagattattacactaagttaaacagcttggaaaattcctgaaaatgatgttgtggctttagaaacttctgataggctaattgacataatttgagtcaaatggaggtgtacctgtggatgtatttcaaggcctaccttcaaactcagtgcctctttgtttgacatcatgggaaagtcaaaagaaatcagacctccacaagtctggttcatccttgggagcaatttccaaacgcctgaaggtaccacgttcatctgtacaaacaatagtacgcaagtatgaacaccatgggaccacgcagccgtcataccgctcaggaaggagacgcgttctgtctcctagagatgaacgtactttggtgcgagaagtgcaaatcaatcccagaacaacagcaaaggaccttgtgaagatgctggaggaagccggtacaaaagtatatatccacagttaaacgagtcctatatcgacataacctgaaaggcagctcagcaaggaagaagccaatgctccaaaaccaccataaaaaaagccagactacggtttgcgactgcacatggggacaaagatggcaacatctcaagacatcagtcaggaagttaaagcttggtcgcaaatgggtcttctaaatggacaatgaccccaagcatacttccaaagttatggcaacaacaaagtcaaggtattggggtggccatgacaaagccctgacctcaaacctatagccaatttgtgggcagaactgaaaaagtgtgtgtgagcaaggaggcctacaaacctgactcagttacaccagctctgtcaggaggaatgggccaaaattcacccaacttattgtttgaagcttgtggaaggctacccaaaacatttgacccaagttaaacaatttaaaggcaatgctaccaaatactaattgactgcatgtaaacttctgacccactgggaatgtgatgaaagaaataaaagctgaaataaataattctcgctactattattctgacatttcacattcttaaaataaagtcgTGATCCTTactggcctaagacagggaagttttactaggattaaatgtcaggaattgtgaaactgagtttaaatgtatttgctaaggtgtatgtaaacttccaacttcaactatacatatatatatatatctcacacaAGTTGGATTatcttgatgggcacttcttacatacCATATGGTCTAGCTgttcccacaacagctcaatagggttaaGATCTGGTgtctgtgctggccactccattatagacagaataccaaaAATGGAGTGACAGCGTTCCTTCTTCAAggtcccttttaccctgtacaaatctcccactttaccaccaaagcacccccagaccatcacattgcctccaccatgcttgacagatgatGTCAAGCACTCCTCGAGCATATTtccattttttctgcgtctcacgaatgttcttccttgtgatccaaacacctcaaacttagattcgtctgtccataatatatattaaaaaacacacacacacacacacacacacacaattatatgCTGAGGTGGGGGGTCACGGTCCACCCCCCCCCTGTGCCATAACAGTCTGAGCTGCTCAGGCCAATGTGGTACTCCAGTGCCCATATAGAACTTTATTCTTGAAATGTTGGTGATGTAACAATACGAGAGCGCCTCTGACAGTTCATTCTACCTTCTCTAATTCTATGCTTTTTTTTTTGCCTCTGGTGCTGTCTGTCAGACCCACTGCCAATCCTGTCTACTGAACCAGGCCAGTCAACAGGGCAATGAGCAGCCAGTCGGacatatattatacagtacacacCCCGCCTGGACAGAACAACAATGGCTTGTCTTTGACTTAGAATTTGTTACAGTATGTTGCTTAGGAacacaaaactttttggaataTTAGTATGAAATACCTATTTTTGTCCTTTGGCAAAGAAATTACATAATAAAACTACATAATACAGACCTAACAGAAACATATACAGATTCATCATCTGGTCGACTAGTATTCTACCTCTTATTATCATATTTGCATTTGGGGGGAAAATATGCTGGTTCTGGGATGTAGCCATGATAAACCGTTGAATAAATGTCTAATAAAGGGATGTGATGGAAGTCAAGGTTGTGGGAGATGAGGTCTTGGCCTGGCCCCCCTTTGCGGCTATTCACTAAGTCATGCAGGGTCAGCACGACTTCACCGAGACCCTCTCTGCTCGCATGCTATTGGGCCTCTGCGGTGAGGCCTTCCTGGAACAATGCCCTGTTATGGCTCCAGAGGCGCCCGGCGGGTCAGCCGGCTTGGGACCAATACGGTGGGGGGGGATGAACAACCAAAGGCTGATCATGTATGACCTGCGGTCATACACGCGAGGCAAGCGGTCCTGTCCGTCTCCCAACGACGGGACAACAATTTCTTGACTACTGTGACGGAGCCCTCCCCGACCAACCGCACTTCTCATTTGTctttttgacattttttttgtctgcctgaaTAAATAATAGtttctttgtctttctgtctctccctttccctcgctCTCTTGCAGACTCAGCTGTTGGAAGGCATTCCAAAAGCAACGTGACCCCCAAATTAAAAGTAAGTTATAATATTGCT from Oncorhynchus clarkii lewisi isolate Uvic-CL-2024 chromosome 25, UVic_Ocla_1.0, whole genome shotgun sequence encodes the following:
- the LOC139384057 gene encoding dnaJ homolog subfamily C member 17-like isoform X2; amino-acid sequence: MTGKTAKDLLQMDLYGLLGIKDTATAKEIKKAYRQKALTCHPDKNPDNPKAADLFHQLSQALEVLTDAAARAAYDKICAAKKHAEERNNKLDAKRRKIKLDLEARERQAEAHSAEQFQNTRTLEEEIARLREEGSRQLQEEQRLIKEQIQRERETQLHHTGTSDYTSTDSAVGRHSKSNVTPKLKLKWKCSKEDDTNGGYSQDFIFSLLSKYGDVLNVLISSKKRGSAVVEFETVKAAELAYKNESGLTANPLKISWLEGRPEVITPVVSQVQQTTGQYFPPIQDLSPRTMPQDYLT